In one Streptomyces sp. T12 genomic region, the following are encoded:
- a CDS encoding HU family DNA-binding protein yields MNKAQLVEAIADKMGGRQQAAEAVDHVLDAIVRAVVAGERVSVTGFGSFEKVDRPARYARNPQTGERVRVKKTSVPRFRAGQGFKDLVSGSKKLPRGGEVAVKKAPKGSLTGGAAATVKKAAAKKTTKAAAAKKVAAKKTTAKKTTAAAKKATAKKAPAKKTTTTAKTTAAKKTTAKKATAKKAPAKKATAKKAPAKKSTARKTTAKKATARKR; encoded by the coding sequence GTGAACAAGGCGCAGCTCGTAGAAGCGATTGCCGACAAGATGGGCGGCCGTCAGCAGGCCGCCGAGGCTGTCGACCATGTACTGGACGCCATCGTCCGCGCGGTCGTCGCGGGTGAGCGGGTCTCGGTCACCGGCTTCGGTTCGTTCGAGAAGGTCGACCGACCTGCTCGTTATGCCCGTAACCCCCAGACGGGCGAGCGGGTTCGGGTCAAGAAGACCTCCGTCCCGCGCTTCCGTGCGGGTCAGGGCTTCAAGGACCTGGTGAGCGGCTCGAAGAAGCTCCCGCGGGGCGGCGAGGTCGCGGTCAAGAAGGCGCCCAAGGGCAGCCTGACCGGTGGTGCCGCGGCGACGGTCAAGAAGGCCGCCGCGAAGAAGACCACCAAGGCGGCCGCCGCGAAGAAGGTGGCGGCGAAGAAGACGACGGCCAAGAAGACCACGGCCGCCGCCAAGAAGGCCACCGCGAAGAAGGCGCCGGCGAAGAAGACCACGACGACCGCCAAGACCACCGCGGCGAAGAAGACCACCGCGAAGAAGGCGACGGCCAAGAAGGCCCCGGCGAAGAAGGCGACCGCCAAGAAGGCGCCCGCCAAGAAGTCGACGGCTCGCAAGACCACCGCCAAGAAGGCCACCGCCCGCAAGAGGTAG
- the cofC gene encoding 2-phospho-L-lactate guanylyltransferase → MQWTLVIPLKPLARAKSRLSDTASDGLRPGLALAFAQDTVAAALASPAVKDVAVVTNDALAGRELGALGAHIVPDEPGGGLNAALAHGVAVVRSSRPESAVAALNADLPALRPLELARVLDSAAEFPRAFLPDAAAIGTTLLAAAPGRDLLPSFGTNSRTRHRESGAVELDLDQVDSVRQDVDTGADLRAALALGVGPRTATAAARLLIKEQ, encoded by the coding sequence GTGCAGTGGACCTTGGTCATACCCCTGAAGCCCCTGGCGCGGGCGAAGAGCAGGCTCTCGGACACCGCGAGCGACGGACTGCGCCCGGGCCTGGCCCTCGCCTTCGCCCAGGACACCGTCGCTGCGGCGCTGGCCAGCCCGGCGGTGAAGGATGTGGCGGTCGTCACGAACGACGCCCTGGCCGGCCGTGAGCTGGGCGCACTTGGCGCGCACATCGTCCCGGACGAGCCGGGCGGCGGCCTGAACGCGGCACTGGCGCACGGGGTGGCGGTCGTACGCTCGTCCCGCCCCGAAAGCGCCGTGGCGGCCCTCAACGCCGATCTTCCCGCCCTGCGCCCCCTGGAATTGGCCCGAGTTCTGGACTCTGCCGCGGAATTCCCACGCGCATTCCTCCCGGATGCAGCCGCAATCGGCACGACGCTGCTGGCCGCCGCTCCGGGCAGAGATTTACTTCCTTCATTCGGCACGAATTCCAGGACCCGCCATCGCGAGTCCGGAGCGGTGGAACTCGACCTCGACCAGGTGGATTCGGTACGCCAGGACGTGGACACCGGCGCCGACCTGCGCGCCGCGCTGGCCCTGGGCGTAGGCCCGCGAACAGCGACGGCAGCCGCGCGTCTGCTGATCAAGGAACAGTAA
- the leuD gene encoding 3-isopropylmalate dehydratase small subunit has protein sequence MEAFTTHTGRAVPLRRSNVDTDQIIPAHWLKKVTRDGFEDGLFEAWRKDETFILNQPERQGATVLVAGPDFGTGSSREHAVWALQNYGFKAVISSRFADIFRGNSLKNGLLTVVLEQKIVDALQELTEKDPQAEITVDLEAREVRAEGITASFELDENSRWRLLNGLDDISITLQNEADIAAYEAKRPSFKPRTLQA, from the coding sequence ATGGAAGCATTCACCACGCACACCGGCCGGGCCGTCCCGCTGCGCCGCTCCAACGTCGACACCGACCAGATCATCCCTGCTCACTGGCTCAAGAAGGTGACTCGGGACGGGTTCGAGGACGGGCTGTTCGAGGCCTGGCGCAAGGACGAGACGTTCATCCTCAACCAGCCCGAGCGCCAAGGCGCCACGGTCCTGGTCGCCGGTCCCGACTTCGGCACCGGTTCCTCCCGTGAGCACGCCGTGTGGGCGCTGCAGAACTACGGCTTCAAGGCCGTCATCTCCTCGCGCTTCGCGGACATCTTCCGCGGCAACTCGCTCAAGAACGGCCTGCTCACGGTGGTTCTGGAGCAGAAGATCGTGGACGCGCTGCAGGAGCTCACCGAGAAGGACCCGCAGGCCGAGATCACGGTCGACCTCGAGGCCCGTGAGGTGCGCGCCGAGGGCATCACCGCCTCCTTCGAGCTGGACGAGAACTCCCGCTGGCGGCTGCTGAACGGCCTCGACGACATCTCGATCACCCTGCAGAACGAGGCCGACATCGCCGCCTACGAGGCGAAGCGGCCGTCGTTCAAGCCGCGCACGCTCCAGGCCTGA
- the leuC gene encoding 3-isopropylmalate dehydratase large subunit: protein MGRTLAEKVWDDHVVRRAEGEPDLLFIDLHLLHEVTSPQAFDGLRKSGRQVRRLDLTIATEDHNTPTLDIDKPIADPVSRIQLETLRKNAAEFGVRLHPLGDVEQGVVHVVGPQLGLTQPGMTVVCGDSHTSTHGAFGGLAFGIGTSQVEHVLATQTLPLVRPKTMAITVNGELPDGVTAKDLILAIIARIGTGGGQGYVLEYRGSAIEKLSMEARMTICNMSIEAGARAGMIAPDQTTFDYLEGRPHAPKGEDWDAAVAYWKTLKTDEDAEFDAEVVIEAAELSPFVTWGTNPGQGAPLSASVPDPASYEDASERLAAEKALEYMGLEAGQPLRSIKVDTVFVGSCTNGRIEDLRAAAELLKGRKVADGLRMLVVPGSARVGLQAVSEGLDVVFKEAGAEWRHAGCSMCLGMNPDQLAPGERSASTSNRNFEGRQGKGGRTHLVSPQVAAATAVLGHLASPADLSDAETRTPAGV from the coding sequence ATGGGTAGGACACTCGCGGAGAAGGTCTGGGACGACCATGTCGTCCGGCGCGCCGAGGGCGAGCCCGACCTCCTCTTCATCGATCTGCACCTGCTGCACGAGGTGACCAGCCCGCAGGCCTTCGACGGCCTCCGCAAGAGCGGGCGCCAGGTGCGCCGGCTCGACCTGACCATCGCCACCGAGGACCACAACACCCCGACCCTCGACATCGACAAGCCGATCGCCGACCCGGTCTCCCGGATCCAGCTGGAGACGCTGCGCAAGAACGCCGCCGAGTTCGGCGTGCGCCTGCACCCGCTGGGCGACGTCGAGCAGGGTGTCGTGCACGTCGTGGGCCCGCAGCTGGGTCTGACCCAGCCCGGCATGACGGTCGTCTGCGGCGACTCCCACACCTCCACGCACGGCGCCTTCGGCGGCCTGGCGTTCGGCATCGGCACCTCCCAGGTGGAGCACGTGCTGGCCACCCAGACGCTGCCGCTGGTCCGCCCCAAGACCATGGCCATCACGGTCAACGGCGAACTGCCCGACGGCGTCACCGCCAAGGACCTGATCCTGGCGATCATCGCCAGGATCGGCACCGGCGGCGGCCAGGGCTACGTCCTGGAGTACCGCGGCTCCGCCATCGAGAAGCTCTCGATGGAGGCCCGCATGACCATCTGCAACATGTCGATCGAGGCCGGTGCCCGCGCGGGCATGATCGCCCCCGACCAGACCACCTTCGACTACCTCGAGGGCCGTCCGCACGCGCCCAAGGGCGAGGACTGGGACGCGGCCGTCGCGTACTGGAAGACGCTGAAGACGGACGAGGACGCCGAGTTCGACGCCGAGGTCGTCATCGAGGCCGCCGAGCTGTCGCCGTTCGTCACCTGGGGCACCAACCCGGGCCAGGGTGCGCCGCTTTCGGCGTCCGTCCCCGACCCGGCTTCGTACGAAGACGCTTCGGAGCGCCTCGCCGCCGAAAAGGCCCTGGAATACATGGGGTTGGAGGCCGGTCAGCCGCTGCGCTCCATCAAGGTGGACACCGTCTTCGTAGGCTCCTGCACCAACGGCCGGATCGAGGACCTGCGCGCCGCCGCCGAGCTCCTCAAGGGCCGCAAAGTCGCCGACGGCCTGCGGATGCTGGTTGTTCCGGGCTCCGCGCGGGTGGGTCTGCAGGCCGTCTCCGAGGGCCTGGACGTGGTCTTCAAGGAGGCCGGCGCCGAGTGGCGGCACGCGGGCTGCTCGATGTGCCTGGGCATGAACCCCGACCAGCTGGCCCCCGGTGAGCGCTCGGCGTCCACCTCCAACCGCAACTTCGAGGGGCGGCAGGGCAAGGGCGGTCGTACGCACCTGGTGTCGCCGCAGGTCGCGGCGGCCACCGCGGTCCTGGGCCACCTGGCCTCCCCGGCCGACCTGTCCGACGCCGAGACCCGTACGCCCGCTGGAGTCTGA
- the ndgR gene encoding IclR family transcriptional regulator NdgR, translated as MDNSSGVGVLDKAALVLSALESGPATLAGLVAATGLARPTAHRLAVALEHHRMVARDMQGRFILGPRLAELAAAAGEDRLLATAGPVLTHLRDVTGESAQLYRRQGDMRICVAAAERLSGLRDTVPVGSTLTMKAGSSAQILMAWEEPERLHRGLQGARFTATALSGVRRRGWAQSIGEREPGVASVSAPVRGPSNRVVAAVSVSGPIERLTRHPGRMHAQAVIDAAARLSEALRRTG; from the coding sequence ATGGACAACAGTAGCGGCGTCGGCGTTCTGGACAAGGCAGCCCTTGTCCTGAGCGCCCTGGAGTCCGGTCCGGCCACCCTCGCGGGGCTTGTGGCGGCCACCGGATTGGCACGACCCACGGCCCACCGGCTGGCCGTGGCTCTGGAACACCACCGCATGGTGGCGCGCGACATGCAGGGCCGTTTCATTCTGGGCCCTCGCCTCGCGGAGCTGGCCGCGGCGGCCGGCGAGGACCGCCTCCTCGCCACGGCGGGCCCGGTACTCACCCACCTCCGTGATGTCACGGGCGAGAGCGCGCAGCTCTATCGCCGCCAGGGCGACATGCGCATCTGCGTCGCCGCGGCGGAGCGTCTGTCCGGCCTTCGGGACACGGTCCCGGTCGGCTCCACGCTCACGATGAAGGCGGGCTCCTCCGCGCAGATCCTCATGGCCTGGGAAGAGCCGGAGCGCCTGCACCGCGGCCTGCAGGGCGCCCGCTTCACGGCCACCGCGCTCTCCGGCGTACGACGCCGGGGCTGGGCCCAGTCGATCGGCGAGCGCGAGCCGGGCGTCGCGTCCGTCTCCGCGCCCGTACGCGGCCCGTCGAACCGCGTGGTGGCCGCCGTGTCCGTCTCCGGCCCCATCGAGCGCCTGACCCGCCACCCGGGCCGTATGCACGCCCAGGCGGTCATCGACGCCGCGGCCCGCCTGTCGGAGGCCCTGCGCCGCACCGGCTGA
- a CDS encoding Lrp/AsnC family transcriptional regulator translates to MVQAYILIQTEVGKASTVAETISKIPGVIQAEDVTGPYDVIVRAQADTVDDLGRMVVAKVQQVDGITRTLTCPVVHL, encoded by the coding sequence GTGGTACAGGCGTACATCCTGATCCAGACGGAGGTCGGCAAGGCGTCGACCGTCGCCGAGACGATCAGCAAGATCCCTGGAGTCATCCAGGCCGAGGACGTGACAGGACCGTACGACGTCATCGTGCGCGCCCAGGCCGACACAGTCGACGACCTGGGTCGCATGGTGGTCGCGAAGGTCCAGCAAGTGGACGGCATCACCCGCACCCTGACCTGCCCGGTCGTACATCTGTAG
- a CDS encoding D-alanine--D-alanine ligase family protein, whose amino-acid sequence MSTENLPQSPDQQPRKPRVAVVFGGRSSEHGISMVTAGAVLRAIDRTKYDVLPIGITREGRWVLTADEPERMAITDRRTPEVEDLTDAGEGGVVLPVDPANREVVYTEPGSVPKALGEIDVVFPVLHGPYGEDGTLQGLLELSGVPYVGSGVLASAVGQDKEYMKRVFTSFGLKVGPYVVIRPREWEQDESAARKKIIDLAGDHGWPLFVKPARAGSSIGITKVEDLSGLDEAIAEAQRHDPKILVEAALRGREIECGVLELEDGPRASVPAEIPPPDTHAYYDFEAKYIDSTPGIVPAPLTPEETAEVQRLAVDAFEAASCEGLVRADFFLTEDGEFVINEINTMPGFTPISMYPQMWQASGISYPDLVDKLIEAAMRRSTGLR is encoded by the coding sequence ATGAGCACCGAGAACCTCCCCCAGAGCCCAGACCAGCAGCCTCGCAAGCCGCGCGTGGCCGTCGTGTTCGGCGGTCGTAGCTCCGAGCACGGGATCTCCATGGTCACCGCCGGCGCCGTACTGCGTGCGATCGACCGGACGAAGTACGACGTCCTGCCGATCGGCATCACGCGGGAAGGCCGCTGGGTGCTCACCGCGGACGAACCGGAACGGATGGCGATCACCGATCGCCGTACGCCCGAAGTCGAGGACCTCACCGACGCCGGCGAGGGCGGCGTGGTGCTCCCCGTCGACCCGGCGAACCGCGAAGTCGTCTACACCGAGCCCGGATCGGTGCCCAAGGCGCTGGGCGAGATCGACGTCGTCTTCCCGGTGCTCCATGGCCCCTACGGCGAGGACGGCACCCTGCAGGGCCTGCTGGAGCTCTCCGGCGTGCCGTACGTGGGCTCCGGTGTGCTCGCCTCGGCCGTCGGCCAGGACAAGGAGTACATGAAGCGGGTGTTCACCTCGTTCGGGCTCAAGGTGGGCCCGTACGTGGTGATCCGGCCGCGGGAGTGGGAGCAGGACGAGTCCGCCGCCCGCAAGAAGATCATCGACCTCGCCGGCGACCACGGCTGGCCGCTCTTCGTGAAGCCCGCGCGCGCGGGTTCGTCGATCGGCATCACCAAGGTCGAGGATCTGTCCGGCCTGGACGAGGCGATCGCCGAGGCGCAGCGGCACGACCCGAAGATCCTCGTCGAGGCCGCGCTGCGCGGCCGTGAGATCGAGTGCGGGGTGCTGGAGCTGGAGGACGGGCCGCGGGCCTCCGTACCGGCCGAGATCCCGCCGCCGGACACGCACGCGTACTACGACTTCGAGGCCAAGTACATCGACTCGACGCCGGGGATCGTGCCCGCGCCTCTCACGCCGGAGGAGACCGCGGAGGTCCAGCGCCTGGCGGTGGACGCCTTCGAGGCGGCCTCGTGCGAGGGCCTGGTGCGCGCGGACTTCTTCCTCACCGAGGACGGGGAGTTCGTGATCAACGAGATCAACACGATGCCCGGTTTCACGCCGATCTCGATGTACCCGCAGATGTGGCAGGCGAGCGGGATCAGCTACCCGGACCTCGTGGACAAACTGATCGAGGCGGCGATGCGGCGGTCCACCGGCCTCAGGTGA
- a CDS encoding 1-acyl-sn-glycerol-3-phosphate acyltransferase, producing MPRRRIGFWYRFAAVLCKPPLVVLIKRDWRGMEHIPAEGGFITAVNHNSHIDPFAYAHFQYNTGRVPRFLAKSGLFKKGFVGAAMRGTGQIPVYRETTDALSAFRAAIDAVERGECVAFYPEGTITRDPDQWPMTGKTGAARVALQTKCPVIPVAQWGANELLPPYAKKANVLPRKTHRVLAGPPVDLARFYDKEMTPELLKEATEVIMAAITRQLEEIRGEKAPETPYDPRQERIEQRRRTAAQNRQTQLKAEQEKAEQEKAEQEKAEQEKAGQEKAGQEEGQGA from the coding sequence GTGCCCCGCCGCAGAATCGGCTTCTGGTACCGCTTCGCCGCGGTGCTCTGCAAACCGCCGCTGGTGGTTCTGATCAAGCGGGACTGGCGCGGAATGGAGCACATTCCGGCCGAGGGTGGATTTATCACCGCGGTGAACCATAATTCGCACATCGATCCCTTCGCGTACGCGCACTTTCAGTACAACACCGGCCGGGTTCCGCGATTCCTCGCGAAGAGCGGCCTTTTCAAGAAGGGATTCGTCGGCGCCGCGATGCGCGGCACCGGGCAGATCCCCGTCTACCGGGAAACCACGGACGCGCTGAGCGCCTTCAGGGCCGCGATCGACGCCGTGGAGCGCGGCGAGTGCGTCGCGTTCTACCCCGAGGGCACCATCACCCGCGACCCCGACCAGTGGCCGATGACCGGCAAGACCGGCGCCGCGCGCGTGGCGCTGCAGACCAAGTGCCCGGTGATCCCGGTCGCGCAGTGGGGTGCCAACGAACTGCTGCCGCCCTACGCGAAGAAGGCCAACGTCCTTCCGCGCAAGACCCACCGGGTGCTCGCGGGCCCGCCCGTGGATCTCGCGCGCTTCTACGACAAGGAGATGACCCCGGAGTTGCTGAAGGAAGCGACCGAGGTCATCATGGCCGCCATCACCCGCCAGCTGGAGGAGATCCGCGGCGAGAAGGCGCCCGAGACGCCGTACGATCCGCGCCAGGAGCGCATCGAGCAGCGCCGCAGGACCGCCGCGCAGAACCGGCAGACGCAGCTGAAGGCCGAACAGGAAAAGGCCGAACAGGAAAAGGCCGAACAGGAAAAGGCCGAACAGGAAAAGGCCGGGCAGGAAAAGGCCGGACAGGAAGAGGGGCAGGGCGCGTGA
- a CDS encoding DUF3515 domain-containing protein, whose amino-acid sequence MNSFRHRHTSVLGLPALVLLITAAGCSSADDSASAAVPSPGAKAAKLCQNLDKVLPAKVDGERREDPSPASALTAGWGDDPAIILRCGVVRPPKMIDPKVAEGRDPDAVAGGVEGVKWLMEEQDGGGYRFTTASRRAYVEVTVGQGRDSSSVLIDLAPAIKKAIPQGVADLTVSN is encoded by the coding sequence GTGAACTCTTTCCGTCACCGGCACACTTCTGTCCTCGGGCTGCCCGCGCTGGTCCTGCTGATCACCGCCGCGGGCTGCTCATCAGCAGACGACAGCGCGTCGGCGGCGGTTCCCAGCCCCGGTGCGAAGGCCGCGAAGCTGTGTCAGAACCTCGACAAGGTACTGCCGGCCAAGGTGGACGGTGAGCGCCGTGAGGACCCCTCGCCCGCGTCCGCGCTGACCGCGGGCTGGGGGGACGACCCGGCGATCATACTGCGCTGCGGTGTCGTACGGCCGCCGAAGATGATCGATCCCAAGGTGGCCGAGGGGCGGGACCCGGACGCGGTGGCCGGTGGCGTCGAAGGCGTGAAGTGGCTGATGGAGGAGCAGGACGGCGGGGGGTACCGGTTCACGACCGCGAGCCGGCGCGCGTATGTCGAGGTCACCGTGGGGCAGGGCCGGGACAGTTCGAGTGTGCTGATCGATCTTGCGCCGGCCATCAAGAAGGCGATCCCCCAAGGGGTCGCCGACCTGACGGTGAGCAACTGA
- a CDS encoding thiamine-phosphate kinase, whose translation MKGTVGELGEFGLIRELTSRLTTTPAVRVGPGDDAAVVAAPDRRVVASTDILLEGRHFRRDWSTAYDVGRKAAAQNLADIAAMGAVPTALLLGLVVPAELPVTWPSELMDGLRDECQVAGASVVGGDVVRGDTIMVSITALGDLRNQEPVTRAGAQPGDLVAVTGWLGWSAAGYAVLARGFRSPRAFVEAHRRPEPPYHAGPAAAGLGATAMCDVSDGLIADLGHIAEASKVRIDIRSGAIDIPSQMNDIGQAVGVDPMQWVLTGGEDHAIVATFPPDVKLPARWKVIGEVLNPSALPQVTVDGAPWTSKGGWDHFGGDIES comes from the coding sequence ATGAAGGGCACTGTTGGTGAGCTCGGTGAGTTCGGGCTCATCAGGGAGCTCACCTCCCGTCTCACCACCACCCCGGCGGTCCGGGTCGGCCCCGGCGACGACGCCGCGGTGGTCGCCGCGCCCGACCGCAGGGTGGTCGCCAGCACCGACATCCTGCTGGAGGGACGGCACTTCCGCCGTGACTGGTCCACGGCCTACGACGTGGGCCGCAAGGCCGCCGCGCAGAACCTCGCGGACATCGCCGCCATGGGCGCCGTACCGACCGCGCTGCTGCTCGGCCTGGTCGTGCCGGCCGAACTCCCGGTGACCTGGCCGAGCGAGCTGATGGACGGCCTGCGCGACGAGTGCCAGGTCGCGGGCGCCTCGGTGGTCGGCGGCGACGTCGTACGGGGCGACACGATCATGGTGTCGATCACCGCGCTCGGCGATCTGCGCAACCAGGAGCCCGTGACGCGGGCGGGCGCGCAGCCCGGCGACCTCGTCGCGGTGACCGGCTGGCTGGGCTGGTCCGCCGCCGGATACGCCGTGCTCGCCCGCGGTTTCCGCTCGCCGCGGGCCTTCGTGGAGGCGCACCGGCGCCCCGAGCCGCCGTATCACGCGGGTCCGGCCGCCGCGGGGCTCGGCGCGACCGCCATGTGCGACGTCAGCGACGGGCTGATCGCGGACCTCGGGCACATCGCCGAGGCCAGCAAGGTCCGCATCGACATCCGCTCGGGCGCGATCGACATCCCGTCCCAGATGAACGACATCGGGCAGGCCGTCGGCGTCGACCCCATGCAGTGGGTGCTGACCGGGGGAGAGGACCACGCGATCGTGGCGACCTTCCCGCCGGACGTGAAGCTGCCGGCCCGCTGGAAGGTCATCGGCGAGGTCCTCAACCCCTCGGCACTGCCCCAGGTGACGGTGGACGGGGCGCCGTGGACCAGCAAGGGCGGCTGGGACCACTTCGGCGGGGACATCGAGTCATGA
- a CDS encoding NAD(P)H-dependent glycerol-3-phosphate dehydrogenase, with product MSKPVKAAVLSAGSWGTAFGIVLADAGCEVTLWARRAEVAEAINSSRTNPDYFPGVELPQGMRATTDPAEAMAGADFTVLSVPSQTLRANLAEWTPMLAPGTVLVSLMKGVELGTTMRMSEVIEDVAKVGHDRIAVVTGPNLAREIAARMPAAAVVACTDEAVAQRLQAASHTPYFRPYTNTDVVGCELGGAVKNVIGLAVGIADGMGLGDNAKGSLITRGLAETTRLGVALGADPLTFSGLAGLGDLVATCSSPLSRNHTFGTNLGKGMTLQETIAVTKQTAEGVKSCESVLDLARRHGVDMPITETVVGIVHEGKPPVVALKELMSRSAKPERR from the coding sequence GTGAGCAAGCCCGTCAAGGCGGCAGTTCTGAGTGCCGGTTCGTGGGGAACCGCCTTCGGCATCGTCCTCGCCGACGCGGGATGCGAGGTCACCCTGTGGGCCCGTCGCGCCGAGGTCGCCGAGGCCATCAACTCGAGCCGTACGAACCCCGACTACTTCCCCGGCGTCGAGCTCCCGCAAGGTATGCGGGCCACCACGGACCCCGCCGAGGCCATGGCCGGCGCCGACTTCACGGTGCTGTCCGTCCCCTCCCAGACGCTGCGCGCCAACCTCGCCGAGTGGACCCCGATGCTGGCGCCGGGCACGGTCCTCGTGTCGCTGATGAAGGGCGTCGAACTCGGCACCACCATGCGGATGAGCGAGGTCATCGAGGACGTGGCCAAGGTCGGCCACGACCGCATCGCCGTGGTCACCGGACCCAACCTCGCCCGCGAGATCGCCGCGCGGATGCCGGCCGCCGCGGTGGTCGCCTGCACCGACGAGGCCGTCGCCCAGCGCCTCCAGGCCGCCAGCCACACGCCGTACTTCCGCCCCTACACCAATACGGACGTGGTGGGTTGCGAACTGGGCGGTGCCGTGAAGAACGTCATCGGCCTCGCCGTCGGCATCGCGGACGGCATGGGCCTCGGCGACAACGCCAAGGGCTCGCTCATCACACGCGGCCTCGCCGAGACCACGCGGCTCGGGGTCGCGCTGGGCGCCGACCCGCTGACCTTCTCCGGACTCGCGGGCCTGGGCGACCTGGTGGCGACCTGCTCCTCGCCGCTGTCCCGCAACCACACCTTCGGCACCAACCTCGGCAAGGGCATGACCCTCCAGGAGACCATCGCGGTCACCAAGCAGACCGCCGAGGGCGTCAAGTCCTGTGAGTCCGTGCTGGATCTGGCCCGCCGGCACGGCGTCGACATGCCGATCACGGAGACGGTCGTCGGCATCGTGCACGAGGGCAAGCCGCCGGTGGTCGCGCTCAAGGAGCTGATGTCGCGCAGCGCAAAGCCGGAGCGACGCTGA